A genomic stretch from Corynebacterium faecale includes:
- a CDS encoding cold-shock protein, whose product MAQGTVKWFNPEKGFGFIAPSDGSADVFVHYSEIEGNGFRSLEENQLVEFEIGEGAKGLQAQAVRAV is encoded by the coding sequence ATGGCACAGGGCACTGTTAAGTGGTTCAACCCAGAGAAGGGCTTCGGCTTCATCGCTCCTTCCGACGGATCCGCTGACGTTTTCGTCCACTACTCCGAGATCGAGGGCAACGGTTTCCGCAGCCTCGAGGAGAACCAGCTCGTTGAGTTCGAGATCGGCGAAGGCGCCAAGGGCCTCCAGGCTCAGGCTGTTCGCGCAGTCTAA
- a CDS encoding DEAD/DEAH box helicase has product MSGTKSQFGAPLSFGEELAGIITRRYPESTLTHMVTLPAQTATFAPWPGWVPRGLRNQLGERGVDKPYSHQVRTAELAWQGRHVVVATGTSSGKSLGYQLPILTTLATDPTACAIYLTPTKALGSDQLTATSELIRDTPELAGAGIHPAPYDGDTPSEARSGIRDLSRFVFSNPDMIHASVLANHARWARVLRHLRFIVVDECHSYRGVFGANVSLVLRRLLRIAAHYGSHPTVILASATSTDPAIHASRLIGAPVEAVTEDGAPTGERTVMLWEPGFIEGAEGENGAPVRRAASTESASLMGTLIAEGARTLTFVRSRRQAEIVALRTQEELTLLGRPDFGRRVASYRAGYLAEDRRRLEKMLDDGTLVGVATTNALELGIDVGGLDAVVTAGFPGTIASFWQQAGRAGRRGQGSLVILVARDEPMDTYLVHHPEALLNKPVEAAIFDPTNPHVLRGHLYCAAVEQPLTHAEVAAFGAEKVVEELTTDGLLRKRPRGWFAAHKAADDAEDLNPETAHHAVNLRGGSGSEYMIVDISDGRLLGTIDSARAMAQVHPGAVYLHQGEHFVIDELDTTEQLALARPETPEYTTFARSDTDIRIIGAPGDDEVFNPGGGLWVANVDVEVTDRVTGYVTKLPDGTTLDATALYLPAQKLITRAVAYTIDPLALTAMGIAAADVPGALHAAEHAAIGMLPLLATCDRWDIGGVSTALHADTGYPTVFVYDGMEGGAGFADCGFRRFTDWIEATFEAVRSCSCEAGCPSCVQSPKCGNGNNPLDKAGAIALLGAMVTLLHG; this is encoded by the coding sequence ATGTCAGGCACGAAAAGCCAGTTCGGCGCACCCTTGAGCTTCGGTGAGGAACTCGCCGGGATCATCACGCGACGCTACCCCGAGTCCACGCTGACCCACATGGTCACATTGCCCGCACAGACCGCGACCTTCGCCCCGTGGCCGGGATGGGTCCCCCGCGGGTTGCGGAACCAGCTGGGTGAGCGGGGCGTCGACAAGCCCTATTCCCACCAGGTGCGCACCGCCGAGCTGGCGTGGCAGGGCCGCCATGTGGTGGTGGCCACCGGCACGTCTTCCGGCAAGTCGCTGGGATACCAGCTTCCGATCCTGACCACCCTGGCCACCGACCCGACCGCCTGCGCCATCTACCTCACCCCCACCAAGGCGCTGGGTTCCGATCAGCTCACCGCCACCTCGGAGCTGATCCGTGACACCCCCGAGCTGGCCGGTGCCGGCATCCACCCCGCGCCCTATGACGGTGACACCCCCTCCGAGGCCCGCTCCGGCATCCGTGATCTGTCGCGTTTTGTGTTCAGCAATCCGGACATGATCCACGCCTCGGTGCTGGCCAATCATGCACGCTGGGCGCGGGTCCTGCGCCATCTGAGATTCATCGTGGTTGATGAATGCCACTCCTACCGCGGCGTGTTCGGCGCCAACGTCTCCCTTGTTCTGCGTCGGCTGCTCCGCATCGCCGCGCATTATGGTTCCCATCCGACGGTGATCCTGGCATCGGCGACCAGCACTGACCCCGCGATCCACGCCTCCCGCCTGATCGGCGCTCCGGTGGAGGCGGTCACCGAGGACGGCGCGCCGACCGGGGAGCGCACCGTGATGCTGTGGGAACCCGGTTTCATCGAAGGCGCCGAAGGGGAAAACGGTGCCCCGGTGCGGCGTGCGGCCAGCACAGAATCCGCCTCCCTGATGGGCACACTCATCGCCGAGGGTGCCCGCACGCTGACCTTCGTGCGTTCGCGCCGGCAGGCCGAGATCGTCGCGCTGCGCACACAGGAGGAACTCACCCTGCTCGGCCGCCCGGACTTCGGACGCCGCGTCGCCTCCTACCGCGCCGGTTACCTCGCCGAGGACCGTCGCAGGCTTGAAAAGATGCTTGACGACGGCACCCTGGTCGGCGTGGCCACCACCAATGCACTGGAACTCGGCATCGATGTCGGCGGTCTCGATGCGGTGGTCACCGCGGGCTTCCCCGGCACCATCGCCTCATTCTGGCAGCAGGCCGGCCGGGCCGGCCGCCGGGGACAGGGTTCCCTGGTCATCCTGGTCGCCCGTGATGAACCCATGGACACCTACCTGGTCCACCACCCCGAGGCACTATTGAATAAGCCCGTCGAGGCCGCCATCTTCGACCCCACCAACCCTCATGTGCTGCGCGGACATCTCTACTGCGCCGCCGTGGAACAACCCCTCACCCATGCCGAGGTGGCCGCCTTCGGAGCAGAGAAAGTGGTGGAGGAACTCACCACCGACGGGCTGCTCCGGAAACGCCCACGCGGTTGGTTTGCGGCACACAAGGCAGCCGATGATGCCGAGGATTTAAACCCTGAAACCGCCCACCACGCGGTGAATCTGCGTGGCGGATCAGGATCGGAGTACATGATCGTGGACATCAGCGATGGCCGCCTGCTGGGCACCATCGACAGTGCCCGTGCCATGGCCCAGGTCCACCCCGGCGCGGTGTACCTGCACCAGGGCGAACACTTCGTGATCGATGAGCTGGACACCACGGAGCAGCTTGCCCTGGCCCGCCCCGAGACACCTGAGTACACCACGTTCGCCCGCAGTGACACGGATATCCGGATCATCGGGGCACCCGGTGATGATGAGGTGTTCAACCCCGGCGGTGGCCTCTGGGTGGCCAATGTGGATGTGGAGGTCACCGACCGTGTCACCGGTTATGTGACCAAACTGCCCGACGGCACCACCTTGGACGCCACTGCTCTGTATCTACCCGCCCAGAAGCTCATCACGCGCGCGGTCGCGTACACGATTGACCCGCTCGCCCTGACTGCCATGGGCATCGCCGCTGCCGATGTACCCGGCGCGCTGCACGCCGCGGAACACGCGGCGATCGGCATGTTACCCCTGCTGGCCACCTGCGACCGGTGGGATATCGGCGGGGTGTCCACCGCGTTGCATGCTGATACCGGTTATCCCACGGTCTTTGTTTATGACGGCATGGAGGGTGGTGCGGGGTTTGCCGATTGTGGTTTCCGGCGCTTCACCGACTGGATAGAGGCGACGTTTGAGGCGGTCCGCAGTTGTTCCTGTGAGGCCGGGTGCCCGAGTTGTGTGCAGTCTCCGAAGTGCGGAAATGGCAATAATCCCCTGGATAAGGCGGGGGCGATCGCGCTGTTGGGGGCGATGGTGACGCTACTGCACGGATAA